The genomic window GTCGCCCGAAACCGCCGCGGCGGAACCCCTGCCGCTGCAGACGAACAGTCAGAGTCCGACGAAAGGAACCGCATGACCAAGCACGCCGTGCTCATCGAGAACGCCCCCCGACCAGCCGGGCCCTACAGCCACGGCGTGGCCGCAGCGGGCCTGCTGTTCACGGCCGGCTTCGGCCCGCAGGATCCCGCGACCGGCGAGGTCGTGGCCGGCGGCGTCTACGAGCAGACGCAGCAGGTGCTGCGCAACGTCGGCAGCGTGCTCGCCGCCAAGGGCGCCTCGTTCGACGACGTCGTGAAGGTCACCGCCCACCTGCAGCACCTCAAGCGCGATTTCGCCGAGTACAACCGGGCCTACGCCGAGTTCTTCCGCGAGCCGTACCCCGTGCGCACCACCGTCGGCTCGGAGCTCTACGACATCCTCGTCGAGATCGACGTCGTCGCGGTCCTGCCCGGCGAATGACGCTCGCTGCGCGCCGCGGGCCGGCGGGCCGTGTGCTCGAGACCGGCGACAGGGGGCTCCCCGCAGACGCCGCAGGCCTCACCGTCGCCGAGTTCCTCGCGCGGGAACCACGGCTCGCCGACCTCTGGACCCCTCTGCTCGTGATCGACGACGGGGCGCTCGACGACAACATCGCGTTCCTCGCCGGCTGGGTGGCCGAGCGCGGGCTCGAGCTGATGCCGCACGGCAAGACGACGATGGCGCCGCAGCTGTGGTGGCGCCAGCTGGACGCCGGCGCGACGGGCATCACGGTGGCCACGCCGTCGCAGCTGCGCGTCGCCGTGGAAGCCGGCATCCCCGCCGTCATGCTCGCCAACCAGCTGGTGCAGCCGGGGGCCATCCGCTGGACCGCCGAGGCCGTGGCGGCGGGCACCCGTGTGTGGAGCTGGGTCGACGACGTCGCCGGCATCGACGCGATCGAGCGCGCGCTCGGCGGCTCGCCCGCGCAGCCGCTGGAGGTGCTCGTCGACGTCGGGCGCCGGGGCGGGCGAACAGGCGCCCGCTCGCTGGAGGCGGCGGTCACCGTCGCGCGTCGTGCCGCGGCGTCGCCCGCCGTGCGGCTCGCAGGTGTGACGGGCTACGAGGGCTCGGTGGCGCACGGCCGCGGTGCCGAGGCACT from Microbacterium sp. ProA8 includes these protein-coding regions:
- a CDS encoding Rid family hydrolase, whose translation is MTKHAVLIENAPRPAGPYSHGVAAAGLLFTAGFGPQDPATGEVVAGGVYEQTQQVLRNVGSVLAAKGASFDDVVKVTAHLQHLKRDFAEYNRAYAEFFREPYPVRTTVGSELYDILVEIDVVAVLPGE
- a CDS encoding alanine racemase; the protein is MTLAARRGPAGRVLETGDRGLPADAAGLTVAEFLAREPRLADLWTPLLVIDDGALDDNIAFLAGWVAERGLELMPHGKTTMAPQLWWRQLDAGATGITVATPSQLRVAVEAGIPAVMLANQLVQPGAIRWTAEAVAAGTRVWSWVDDVAGIDAIERALGGSPAQPLEVLVDVGRRGGRTGARSLEAAVTVARRAAASPAVRLAGVTGYEGSVAHGRGAEALASARSYVDELLAVHDALAPLYDDSDVLVSAGGSAYPDVVGAAFAAASVDGDRTRFVLRSGAYVVHDHGYYRQNSPFDGAGLRPAARGLARVVSRLDAGTAIVDAGKRDFPFDEGLPEPLYAIDAAGERMPLPGAVTTKLSDQHGFVRIAPDSPLAVGDVVVFGLSHPCTMFDKWRLVPVVDAWGDRLDAIVTDLVETRF